The Montipora capricornis isolate CH-2021 chromosome 1, ASM3666992v2, whole genome shotgun sequence genome contains a region encoding:
- the LOC138042071 gene encoding ATP synthase lipid-binding protein, mitochondrial-like, giving the protein MFSCSKFVSPLTRSIVGNGRAVSRPLSTAIRSQLEPLSMNVQPAQKNLFNLSRAVVSSQFSSMQKDSLQSKAVVPSSPLLALASRGFQTSSQVQDVDSAAKFIGAGAATVGVAGSGAGIGTVFGSLIIGYARNPSLKQQLFSYAILGFALSEAMGLFCLMMAFLILFAL; this is encoded by the exons ATGTTTTCCTGCAGCAAATTTGTATCCCCCCTTACTAGAAGTATT GTTGGTAATGGCCGCGCAGTATCTCGGCCGCTTTCTACCGCTATTCGCTCCCAGTTGGAACCACTGTCAATG AATGTCCAGCCTGCACAAAA gAATTTGTTCAATCTTTCTCGTGCAGTAGTATCAAGTCAGTTTTCAA GTATGCAAAAAGATAGCTTACAAAGCAAG GCTGTTGTCCCATCCTCTCCCTTGTTAGCTCTGGCCAGCCGAGGCTTCCAGACAAGTTCCCAGGTGCAGGATGTTGACTCTGCTGCTAAGTTTATTGGTGCTGGTGCAGCCACTGTTGgagttgcag GTAGTGGAGCTGGTATCGGTACAGTGTTTGGCAGTCTTATCATTGGTTATGCCAGGAATCCATCTCTCAAGCAACAACTTTTCTCATATGCTATTTTAGGCTTTGCCTTGTCTGAAGCTATGGGTCTTTTCTGCTTGATGATGGCCTTTTTAATCTTGTTTGCCCTTTAG
- the LOC138053301 gene encoding uncharacterized protein codes for MKFRELVVITVINLFYFRHMRCETSRKVLVFGGNGFIGSETVSRLLKRGDEITMVNRGNWYFDSEERIKPFVSAHFKCNRDKLLEVECEELSASGYYDAVIDFSSYNARQIKQVVEILRGRVGLYIYISTDSIYEVCDKKHDGLTVEEDAVRPKSPKKRLQLKREEKYAHDKLACEEVLQEQRKEGGFPYVALRFPDVIGPRDNSFRFWTYQLWIKIHKDIHHPVHMPNGVSDSKFSLIHVEDAAKAIEKVLDAGPSVYNQAINLAFNEHFTLKKLLRDIANQLEVDDLEFLSEDEATWYSYPTVSKGALDISKAKLLLDWEPMTWKEALSSLCAFFEGAMTNAKMLKEKEMLLADFFENTVPEKYYGATLKKLLDIYGSNVLKGVDLGFGFDDTPEIAGPAGDSSSSAHDQKSSEKETVAHSPSDNGESAESEAFSSNQGSVKEEKRSDEL; via the coding sequence ATGAAGTTCAGGGAGTTAGTTGTGATTACGGTAATTAATCTCTTCTATTTTCGTCACATGCGTTGCGAAACTAGTCGAAAAGTTCTCGTTTTTGGAGGGAACGGTTTCATTGGAAGCGAAACTGTGAGTCGGCTTCTCAAACGAGGAGACGAGATAACGATGGTCAATCGAGGCAATTGGTACTTTGATTCTGAAGAAAGGATCAAACCCTTCGTCAGTGCGCATTTTAAATGCAATAGAGACAAACTGCTTGAAGTTGAATGCGAGGAACTTTCGGCTTCTGGTTATTACGACGCTGTTATTGATTTCAGTTCTTACAATGCAAGACAGATAAAACAAGTGGTCGAGATATTGAGAGGTAGAGTCGGGCTTTACATTTATATCAGTACTGATTCCATATACGAGGTCTGCGATAAAAAACACGATGGGCTTACAGTTGAAGAAGACGCAGTTAGACCAAAGAGCCCGAAGAAAAGATTACAGCTGAAACGTGAAGAAAAGTACGCTCATGATAAGCTAGCGTGTGAGGAGGTTCTccaagaacaaagaaaagaaggtgGGTTTCCGTATGTCGCGCTCAGGTTTCCGGATGTTATAGGACCACGTGACAATTCCTTTCGCTTCTGGACTTATCAGTTGTGGATAAAAATTCATAAGGACATTCATCATCCGGTTCACATGCCCAATGGTGTGTCAGACTCCAAGTTCAGTTTGATTCACgtggaggacgcagctaaggcgATAGAGAAAGTCCTTGATGCGGGTCCGTCGGTGTACAATCAAGCCATCAATCTTGCATTTAACGAACATTTCACCCTAAAAAAGCTGCTCAGGgatatagccaatcagcttGAGGTTGATGATCTCGAGTTCCTATCTGAGGATGAGGCAACATGGTACTCTTATCCTACGGTTTCTAAGGGCGCCCTGGATATCAGCAAGGCAAAGCTTTTGCTGGATTGGGAGCCAATGACATGGAAAGAAGCACTTAGTTCTCTCTGTGCTTTCTTTGAAGGGGCCATGACTAATGCGAAGATGCTTAAAGAGAAAGAAATGCTCTTAGCTGACTTCTTTGAAAATACTGTTCCCGAAAAATATTATGGAGCCACGCTTAAAAAGCTGCTTGACATCTATGGGAGTAACGTACTGAAAGGAGTTGATTTGGGCTTTGGCTTTGATGACACTCCAGAAATCGCTGGACCAGCTGGTGATTCCAGCAGTTCTGCGCATGACCAGAAGTCATCGGAGAAGGAAACAGTGGCTCATTCACCAAGTGATAATGGAGAATCAGCCGAAAGCGAGGCTTTTTCATCTAATCAAGGCTCAGTGAAGGAGGAGAAAAGATCTGATGAACTTTGA